GTTATCGGAAAATTAGGAAATTTGGTAAAATAATAGAGGAAGAAATAGTGATAAAAAGGGTGGGGAAAAATGGAATTAGCAAACAAAATTAATCTTTTGAAAAATGAAATCGGTAAATTCGTAATTGGCAAAGATTTGGAAATTGAATTGATGGCTATTTCCTTACTTTTTAATGGACATATTTTGCTTGAAAGTGTTCCTGGTACAGGAAAAACAATGCTGGCTAAATGTTTTGCATCGGCAATTGGCGGTGCTTTCTCTCGTATCCAATTTACTCCTGATGTATTACCAAGTGATGTTACAGGGATTCAATTTTTCAACCCAAAGATTCAAGAGTTTGAATTAAGATCCGGACCAATTATGGCAAACATCGTTTTAGCAGATGAAATCAATCGGGCAACCCCAAGAACCCAATCAAGCCTACTAGAAGCAATGGAAGAGAGACAAGTAACGATTGATGGTCAGACGGTCGTACTAGACGAACCTTTTATGGTCATTGCGACACAAAATCCAGTAGAATCACAGCAAGGGACTTTCCCTTTGCCAATAGCACAAATGGATCGATTCTTTATTAAAATAAAAATTGAATATCCTTCAATAGAAGAAGAAAGAAGGATTATGAAATTGTATAGAGGCGAAATAGTTACTGATGAGAGTCGGCATGTATTTTCCAATTCAGAGATATTACAATTGAAGACAGCTGTAAAAGGCATCACTATTTCAGAAGATCTTGAAAAGTTCATATTACAGATTGTTAGGAAAACTCGTAATCATCCATATATTGAATTAGGCGTCAGTCCAAGAGGAACGTTGGCGTTAATGAGAGCATCCCAAGGCAAAGCATTCTTAAATGGACGAAGTTTTGTTACTCCTAGTGATGTATTGTGGGTAGCCCCATATGTGTTATCACACCGAATTTTTCTTTCAACAGAAGGCTTTTTATCAAATTCACAAGAAATGATCATGGATGAAATACTTAAATCCATTGAGGTTCCAGTGGAAACAGGAGTAAACGGATGATTTGGCATAAATATTCCGTAGAGGACCGAAGAATTCCTGGAATATGCGCCCTTGCTGCGGTGCTATTAGTTTTAAGCCTTTTTGCTGATTCGAAGCTTACTTTTTTTCTTACAACCCTTTTTCTTTTCATTACATATGCTAATCAGTTTTATTTTAAAAAAATTGGGCAGTCTTTACTTTTTAATAATATCATTCAAAAGGATTGTTTTTTTATAAATCAACAAGGAAAGTGGGTTCTCGAGTTCCATAATGAGGGATTACCAATCTTAAAAGGTGAAATAAAGGTATATTTCGATCAAGTTGTATCACCATTCGAAGAACAAGTGGAATCAATGTTATTCATGCATGAGATTTCAGTCCCGTTTTCAATTTTTACCCATCAAAAAAAGCGGATTACCATTCCCTTTAAAACAAAAATGCGTGGAAATGCAAAGATACGCAAGCTAGAAATGCATATTCCAAATATTATTGGATTTGGTGAAATAGTTCTTGAATACAAAAATATAGTTCATCAAGATATTTTTGTTTATCCTGTACCTATCCCGGTTAAATACTTAAAAGAACGCCTTTCAATGCGACCTGAGTGGAATGTTGCCCCTCTTTCAATTTATGAAGATAGGCTTGCCCCTCAAGGTACAAGGGATTATGTCTTTTCAGATAGCTTTAATCGAATCCACTGGAAAGCAAGTGCACGAAAGCAATCTTTACAAACGAAAATATATGAACAAATTACTGATAATGGTTGGAATATCGCAATAAATATTTCAGATGGCTATGCGATAACAGGCCAATTAGAACAATTGCTTAGTAGCGTTACAGAGTTTGCTTATTACGCTTATAAACGGCAAATTCCTTATTCTTTTTGCATCAACATACGATCCGCGGGAAATATTCCTTTTCTCTTTATTCCTTTAGGACAAGGAAATAAACACTTGCAAAAGGTTCTTGAAATACTTGCTTCAATAAATACCCTTCATGTAAGTTTTCCATATGAGAAGATGTTGTCTTATTATAATCGGCATTTAGCAACGCAGCCATTTTTCATTCATGGTGGTATAAGAACTTCATCAGTAGATGCCCTATTTTTGGAAATGGTTAGAAAGAAAGTATTGTTGTTAGAGTTAAAGGTTAATAACGAATCTGGATGGATCATACCCCTTGATGTTCAGAGGGAAAGTGGGGTGAGCCAATGAGTTTACGAATTACTTTGAGGATGTATCAATTTACCCTTGAGTTATTACTTGGGATCCTACTATTATTTTTTTTCGTTATTGGGGAAAAGGAGCCTATCCCTATTGGAATGTTGCTAGCCTTGAGTTTTGGGGCTTTTCTTCTATTTTCATTTATGTTGGAAAAGTTTGCAGGAAAAGGCAGATGGGCATCTTTGTACATTGTGTTGCTCCTTTTTCTAACCGTGGGTATATTTGCAGGGCTACCGATTCTACATGTAAGCCTGTTAGGATTGTTTATTTTCTGGAGAGGACTTGCACCTCATGACCCAGAAGACCAACGTGAAATTCAAATTTTATTGTTTTCATTTATGATTGGTGTACCTTTGCTTTTATCTGCTACGATTATTGATTCTCCTTTTCGTAACCAAATAGTATGTATTTTGCTTTTTCAATTATTACTTGTATTTATTGGTGGCTTTTATAAAAAGTGGGTATGTATTCGTGATGATAAATTTGAATTCGCAATGTTCTTTGTAAAATTGTGTGGTGTACTATTTTCTACCGCAGGGTTGATTACACTATTTATGAAATACATCGAGTCTTCCTTAACAGGGATCTTGAAATATACTGCAATGCTTTTTGGAGTAGTAGCATTACCAATCTTAAATCTATTAAAAAATCTTCATTTAGCAAAACAACCAACACGAGAAAATCAACAACCTAATCAAACAATCTCAGACTTGTTCAAGGAAGCAAATGCCGCAAAGAATCATTCGTTTTTCATGACAAAAGACTTTTTTTTACTATCATTTTTGGTGATCGGATTAATATGTTTAGGTTTCTTCTTTTATAAGCGAAGGAGGGAATTATCAATACCTTGGCTAGGTAAATCCCCAGCAACACATATATCTGAGATAATTAATGAGCCAACAATTCGTGTATTTAGTGGAAAGCATGTGCCTTCAGAGGATTTTATAAGAAAAGAAATATTTCGATTTGAAATTTTTGCACAAAAGCTTCATAATGGACGTTATCCATTTGAAACCTTAGAAGAATGGTTTGTTCGAATTGGTTTAACAGGAAGAGAACAGCTTATTTCTATTTATGAGAGGACACGATATGGAGAAATAGTTTCATCGCACGAGGAACAGCTGCAAGTTAAAAATGAAATTAGTCAAATGAAGCAGCAATTATATTCAAGGAAAGGGTTATAAAACATGTTAAACCAGAAAATATTACCTGCTTCTACAAACATGAAGGAATTTGAATGTTTTTTAAAAAGTTCTTATGAGATTGGTGTTTACTTATATATGCATATTGCCCAATTGAAAAATATCGATTTGCTTGCAAAACAATATGGAAAAAAAATGATCTACCACGTCGATTTGATCCATGGCATCAAAAATGACGAATATGCTACTGAATATATTTGCCAGGAATACAAGCCATATGGATTAATCTCTACCAAATCCAGCGTCATTTTAAAAGCAAAGCAAAAGGGTGTAATTGCAGTTCAAAGAATATTTCTAATTGATAGTCATGCTCTTGAAAAAAGCTATAAACTCGTAGAAAAAACACGTCCAGATTTTATTGAAGTTTTGCCTGGCGCGATGCCTCAAATGATAAAAGAAGTGAAAGAAAGGCTGGGAACACCAATCTTTGCAGGGGGATTGATTCGAACATCCGAAGAGGTTCAAAATGCTCTAGATGCAGGTGCCAATGCCATTACCACATCCAAGAGGGAACTTTGGGATTTCTTTGGTAATAAAAATTTATAAAAATATTTATATAGTCTTGTTAAAAACTTATTGACACCGTTTTCATAGACTTGTATATTTAGTATAAGTTAATATTTCGTGACGGAGATGAGGAGATTCACACAGATACCCAAAAATGGGTTATTCTGCGTGAATCTCTTTTTGTTTTGATTTTTTTGTCGCGAAAAAAGTTTGAAATTTCTGATATTTTTTTCAAAAGGAGAGGGGAAGAAAGATGACGCCATTTATTGGAGAAATGATTGGTACCATGATTTTGATTGTTTTTGGTGCAGGAATAGGAGCAGGTTCTTCATTGAAGAAATCTTACTCAAATAATGCGGGGTGGATCGTTATTACGATTGCCTGGGGACTTGCAGTTACAATGGGTGTTTTTGCAGTAGGATCTGTTAGTGGGGCACATTTAAATCCAGCTGTAACAATCGCATTAGCTATAAATGGAGATTTCCCATGGGCTAATGTACCTGAATATATTCTTGCCCAAATGATTGGAGCAATTTTAGGAGCAGCACTAGTTTACTTGCATTACTTACCACACTGGAAGGCTACAGATGATCCTGGGACAAAGTTAGGTGTTTTTGCTACTGGTCCAGCAATTCCACATACTTTCTCAAATCTATTAAGTGAAATTTTTGGAACATTTATTCTTGTTCTAGGGCTAATGTTTATTGGAGCAAATAAATTTACCGAAGGATTAAATCCTCTTGCCGTAGGAGCATTGATTGTTGTGATTGGTATGTCCTTAGGTGGAACAACAGGTTATGCTATTAATCCTGCACGCGACCTAGGTCCAAGAATTGCTCATTTTATTTTACCGATTCACGGAAAAGGTGGTTCAAATTGGGGATATTCATGGATCCCAGTTGTTGGCCCAATTCTGGGCGGTGCTTTAGGTGCAGTATTTTATAAATCAGTATTTTTAGGGGAAGTAACAGGAGCACTATGGGTAGTGATTGGAATCAATCTTGTATTCCTTTTGCTTGCATCAGTACTTGGGAAAAACCAGTCAAGTAATATCAATGATTCAAAGAAAGTAGCTTAATATTTTAACTTAATGGGGGAATTTTTGTGGAAAAGTATATTTTATCATTAGACCAAGGAACAACAAGCTCTCGTGCAATTCTTTTTAATAAAGGTGGAGAAATTGTTCATGTTGCGCAAAAAGAATTTACACAACATTTTCCACAGCCTGGTTGGGTGGAACATAATGCCAATGAAATTTGGGGTTCAATTCTGTCGGTTATCGCTGGAGTTTTATCTGAATCAGGTATTAAGCCTGAACAAATTGCTGGAATTGGGATAACAAATCAGCGTGAAACGACAGTTGTTTGGGATAAAGAAACAGGTGTCCCTGTTTATAATGCAATTGTGTGGCAATCAAGACAAACAAGTGAAATTTGTGATGAACTTAAAGAAAAAGGTTTAAACGATCTATTCAGCGAAAAAACTGGTTTATTAATAGATGCATACTTCTCTGGAACAAAAGTAAAATGGATTTTGGATAATGTTGAAGGTGCACGTGAAAAAGCTGAACAAGGAAAATTATTGTTTGGAACCATTGACACTTGGTTAATTTGGAAGTTATCAGGTGGTAAAGCACATGTTACAGATTATTCAAACGCTTCACGTACACTTATGTATAATATTCACGAATTAAAATGGGATGAGGAGTTATTAGATATTTTAGGAGTGCCAGCTTCGATGCTTCCAGAAGTTCATCCTTCTTCCTCTATTTATGCACATACAGTTGATTATCACTTCTTCGGCAAAGAAGTTCCGATTGCTGGTGTTGCCGGGGATCAACAAGCTGCGTTGTTCGGACAGGCTTGTTTTGGTGAAGGAATGGCAAAAAATACGTATGGTACTGGTTGTTTCATGTTAATGAATACAGGTGAAAAAGCGGTCAGATCTGAGCATGGCTTATTAACAACAATTGCATGGGGACTAAATGGCAAAGTGGAATATGCCCTTGAAGGAAGTATCTTTGTAGCAGGCTCCGCTATTCAATGGCTTCGTGATGGACTCAGAATGTTTAAGGATGCTAAAGAGAGTGAAGATTACGCAAAGAAGGTAGCATCAACAGAGGGTGTTTATATTGTACCTGCTTTTGTTGGGCTTGGAACACCATATTGGGATAGTGAAGTACGGGGAGCAGTTTTTGGATTAACTCGTGGAACGACCAAAGAACATTTTGTTCGAGCAACCCTCGAATCACTTGCATATCAAACGAAAGATGTTTTGTCAGCAATGGAAGCGGATTCTGGGATCGAGTTAAAAACACTGCGTGTCGATGGTGGAGCCGTAAAGAATAACTTCTTAATGGAATTCCAAAGTGATCTTTTAAATGTTCCCGTTGAAAGGCCAACCGTTAATGAAACAACTGCACTTGGAGCAGCTTATTTAGCAGGACTTGCAGTTGGTTTTTGGGAAAACCAAGAGGAAATCTCGAAGCAATGGGCAGTGGATCATAAATTCTCTCCAGATATGGGGGATGACGAACGAGCTAAATTATATGATGGTTGGAAGAAGGCAGTAAAAGCTGCAATGGCATTTAAATAAATATGTAATGCTATCCAAAACATATTTTTTATGATAAAATGGCTTTAAGTTAATATATCGGTAGGAGAATTGGGAGAGACCACAAAGCATTATCGTTAATCGGTAGTGTCCTTTGTGGTCTCTTTTTGTTTTCTTTCGATCTTGAAAAATAGAGGAGGAAATAAACATGAAATTTTCCACATTAAATCGAAATGGCATAGTTAGCAAACTTAAAAGCGAAATATATGATGTATTGGTTATTGGTGGTGGAATTACTGGTGCTGGAATTGCTCTTGATGCTGCATCCAGAGGAATGAGTATAGCACTTGTTGAAATGCAGGATTTTTCAGCAGGAACATCAAGCCGCTCTACAAAACTTGTTCACGGTGGACTTCGGTATTTAAAGCAATTTGAAGTAAAGATGGTCGCAGAAGTAGGCAAAGAAAGAGCAATTGTCTATGAAAATGGGCCACATGTGACAACTCCTGAAAGGATGCTGCTCCCGATTCATAAAGGGGGAACTTTTGGGAAATTTAGTACTTCTATCGGTTTACGTGTTTACGATTTTTTAGCAGGAGTCAAAAAGGGTGAACGCCGATCAATGTTGTCAACTAATGAAACATTAGTAAAAGAACCGCTTATTAAAAAATCAGGTTTAAAAGGTGGCGGTTATTACGTTGAATATAGGACTGATGATGCCAGACTCACGATTGAAGTTATGAAAGCGGCACATGAGAAAGGGGCAATTGCCTGTAACTACTCAAAAGTAATAAAACTGAATTATCAAAATGGAAAAGTGATTGGTGCACTAATTGAAGATCAACTAACTGGAGAACAATATGAAATTCGTGCTAAAAAAGTTGTGAATGCTGCTGGACCGTGGGTCGATAAAATTCGTGAGCTTGACCAATCGAAGAAGGGGAAAGTTCTTCAGCTTACAAAGGGTGTTCATCTTGTTATCGATCAGTCTAGGTTCCCTCTGAAGCAAGCCATCTATTTTGATACACCTGATGGTCGAATGGTATTTGCAATTCCCCGTGAAGGAAAAGCATACGTTGGAACGACAGACACATTTTTTGACAAAGATACAACTAATCCAAATGTGACAGCAAGTGACCGAAGCTATATTCTCAAGGCCATTCATTATATGTTTCCTGATGTTTTAATCAGTGAAAAGGATATTGAGTCAAGTTGGGCGGGGGTACGTCCACTTATATATGAGGAAGGAAAAGATGCTTCCGAAATTTCTAGAAAGGATGAAATTTGGGAATCAAAGTCAGGACTTGTAACAATTGCTGGTGGGAAATTAACAGGGTACCGGAAAATGGCTGAAACCATTGTTGATTTTTTAGCTGCTAAATTTACTACGGAGAATGGCACTACTTTTCCTCAAGGGAATACAAAAAGTATGCCTATTTCAGGGGGGGATATAGGCGGAGCTGCAAATTTCGACACATTTTGTACATCACAAATTGAAGCTGGAACTGCTTTAGGTTTAACGCGTGACCAGTCATTACATCTTGCAAGTCAATATGGTTCCAATATCCCGCTTGTTTTTGAACTCTTAAAAAAATATAAGCATGATGCAGAAAAATACGAGTTACCCCTTCCACTATTTGCAAAGCTTGTTTACGGGATTGAATACGAAATGGTTGTGACACCTATTGACTTTTTTAACAGGAGAACAGGCGCAATTCTTTTTGATATCAATTTAGTTCGAAAATGGAATACAAAAGTAATTGCTTATATGAATGATAAATTGAGTTGGAATGAAAAAGAGAAACAAAAATATATAATTGAATTAGAGCAAGCATTGAAATCAGCTGTTAGCCCTGTTGATGAACTAAATGATTTTCCAAAGGCTTCAAACGGAAACTAATAACAAAAAAAGTAGCTGCCACACATTTAATTGTGGCGGCTTTTATATAGAAGTGAAGCAGGCAAATGTCCTCTTAAAAGATTAATAACTTTTGTTGGTAGATTGTTTTTAGGTACTTTCAATTAATTTTTAAGTTTTACGTTCTTAACCAGTTTTGGTTTGTTTAGGAAGGAGAATAAAATGAGGTGTGTTTCGGTTGTCTTATAAGGCTAAAAATGCTATTCTACCTTTGATAATGCTGAAAAGGTTATGAAGTGAAGGTAGTTTATACTTAATACATTTTTGTAACTCTCATTGGGGAAAATAAATTTTAATTAAAGAGAAGGCTTACATTTTTGAGTATTTAGTCAATTAACGGTTTAGTTGACTAAATAGGGGAAATTGTATAAATTTATGATGGCAAATATTTTTTCATATTATTATTTTAAAGGAGTTTGATTTAGCATGGCAGAGAAACAATTTAAGATCATTTCGGAAACAGGTATTCATGCAAGACCAGCAACATTATTAGTACAAACAGCGAGCAAATTTGATTCTGAAATCAATTTAGAATATAAAGGTAAAAAAGTAAACTTAAAATCTATTATGGGTGTTATGTCTTTAGGTATTGGTCAGGGTGCAGATATCACGATTACTACTGAAGGAAGCGATCAAGAAGA
The Neobacillus sp. PS3-40 genome window above contains:
- a CDS encoding MoxR family ATPase yields the protein MELANKINLLKNEIGKFVIGKDLEIELMAISLLFNGHILLESVPGTGKTMLAKCFASAIGGAFSRIQFTPDVLPSDVTGIQFFNPKIQEFELRSGPIMANIVLADEINRATPRTQSSLLEAMEERQVTIDGQTVVLDEPFMVIATQNPVESQQGTFPLPIAQMDRFFIKIKIEYPSIEEERRIMKLYRGEIVTDESRHVFSNSEILQLKTAVKGITISEDLEKFILQIVRKTRNHPYIELGVSPRGTLALMRASQGKAFLNGRSFVTPSDVLWVAPYVLSHRIFLSTEGFLSNSQEMIMDEILKSIEVPVETGVNG
- a CDS encoding DUF58 domain-containing protein — translated: MIWHKYSVEDRRIPGICALAAVLLVLSLFADSKLTFFLTTLFLFITYANQFYFKKIGQSLLFNNIIQKDCFFINQQGKWVLEFHNEGLPILKGEIKVYFDQVVSPFEEQVESMLFMHEISVPFSIFTHQKKRITIPFKTKMRGNAKIRKLEMHIPNIIGFGEIVLEYKNIVHQDIFVYPVPIPVKYLKERLSMRPEWNVAPLSIYEDRLAPQGTRDYVFSDSFNRIHWKASARKQSLQTKIYEQITDNGWNIAINISDGYAITGQLEQLLSSVTEFAYYAYKRQIPYSFCINIRSAGNIPFLFIPLGQGNKHLQKVLEILASINTLHVSFPYEKMLSYYNRHLATQPFFIHGGIRTSSVDALFLEMVRKKVLLLELKVNNESGWIIPLDVQRESGVSQ
- a CDS encoding glycerol-3-phosphate responsive antiterminator, with translation MLNQKILPASTNMKEFECFLKSSYEIGVYLYMHIAQLKNIDLLAKQYGKKMIYHVDLIHGIKNDEYATEYICQEYKPYGLISTKSSVILKAKQKGVIAVQRIFLIDSHALEKSYKLVEKTRPDFIEVLPGAMPQMIKEVKERLGTPIFAGGLIRTSEEVQNALDAGANAITTSKRELWDFFGNKNL
- a CDS encoding MIP/aquaporin family protein, translated to MTPFIGEMIGTMILIVFGAGIGAGSSLKKSYSNNAGWIVITIAWGLAVTMGVFAVGSVSGAHLNPAVTIALAINGDFPWANVPEYILAQMIGAILGAALVYLHYLPHWKATDDPGTKLGVFATGPAIPHTFSNLLSEIFGTFILVLGLMFIGANKFTEGLNPLAVGALIVVIGMSLGGTTGYAINPARDLGPRIAHFILPIHGKGGSNWGYSWIPVVGPILGGALGAVFYKSVFLGEVTGALWVVIGINLVFLLLASVLGKNQSSNINDSKKVA
- the glpK gene encoding glycerol kinase GlpK, which codes for MEKYILSLDQGTTSSRAILFNKGGEIVHVAQKEFTQHFPQPGWVEHNANEIWGSILSVIAGVLSESGIKPEQIAGIGITNQRETTVVWDKETGVPVYNAIVWQSRQTSEICDELKEKGLNDLFSEKTGLLIDAYFSGTKVKWILDNVEGAREKAEQGKLLFGTIDTWLIWKLSGGKAHVTDYSNASRTLMYNIHELKWDEELLDILGVPASMLPEVHPSSSIYAHTVDYHFFGKEVPIAGVAGDQQAALFGQACFGEGMAKNTYGTGCFMLMNTGEKAVRSEHGLLTTIAWGLNGKVEYALEGSIFVAGSAIQWLRDGLRMFKDAKESEDYAKKVASTEGVYIVPAFVGLGTPYWDSEVRGAVFGLTRGTTKEHFVRATLESLAYQTKDVLSAMEADSGIELKTLRVDGGAVKNNFLMEFQSDLLNVPVERPTVNETTALGAAYLAGLAVGFWENQEEISKQWAVDHKFSPDMGDDERAKLYDGWKKAVKAAMAFK
- a CDS encoding glycerol-3-phosphate dehydrogenase/oxidase, with the protein product MKFSTLNRNGIVSKLKSEIYDVLVIGGGITGAGIALDAASRGMSIALVEMQDFSAGTSSRSTKLVHGGLRYLKQFEVKMVAEVGKERAIVYENGPHVTTPERMLLPIHKGGTFGKFSTSIGLRVYDFLAGVKKGERRSMLSTNETLVKEPLIKKSGLKGGGYYVEYRTDDARLTIEVMKAAHEKGAIACNYSKVIKLNYQNGKVIGALIEDQLTGEQYEIRAKKVVNAAGPWVDKIRELDQSKKGKVLQLTKGVHLVIDQSRFPLKQAIYFDTPDGRMVFAIPREGKAYVGTTDTFFDKDTTNPNVTASDRSYILKAIHYMFPDVLISEKDIESSWAGVRPLIYEEGKDASEISRKDEIWESKSGLVTIAGGKLTGYRKMAETIVDFLAAKFTTENGTTFPQGNTKSMPISGGDIGGAANFDTFCTSQIEAGTALGLTRDQSLHLASQYGSNIPLVFELLKKYKHDAEKYELPLPLFAKLVYGIEYEMVVTPIDFFNRRTGAILFDINLVRKWNTKVIAYMNDKLSWNEKEKQKYIIELEQALKSAVSPVDELNDFPKASNGN
- a CDS encoding phosphocarrier protein HPr — translated: MAEKQFKIISETGIHARPATLLVQTASKFDSEINLEYKGKKVNLKSIMGVMSLGIGQGADITITTEGSDQEEALRSLEETMKKEGLAE